In Spodoptera frugiperda isolate SF20-4 chromosome 12, AGI-APGP_CSIRO_Sfru_2.0, whole genome shotgun sequence, a single window of DNA contains:
- the LOC118263183 gene encoding uncharacterized protein LOC118263183 produces MNRDSRKEIGTTHERDEAPLMTPDNPRFHLHLVAKTSQPSERPIIRSTKWERLSYYRALTATPCKTEIIVMKHVELNVCIWFYVLNVFFITLPHCFVHFFMATYAPEEHLFLIKMVPICFGFKYLLVMAAFCEILLCLDTVMVLFHYLMDGIIRKNPWNRCATKTYFDALLNVTIQCYNLQDFAEAFKNVTLGYDKSSYVTPDKNYIQISQMDYYRHLLHYMNELDVFRNASYFLFLFLGITLFHQLVETKIFWKFLNGCQWGINIVDLITFIYLLAQSIELTEEQKSVIRTSEANKGPSIFSSQFWSADVDVISESITAPAVIHVLTARSTQEISPSTDSATMVISNALIYLFRVVLSNRVRLYVERLILKEVHVEEFYPRNYFFFWTMFYSNFYLGNIFTVLFMGFSGLMEFTMIVVTYHCLIQTVLYEWPKIKIFVFKGVLLTVALFMFVITSIWTRAMLFVYGKGIATMTESIFLYLLYPVGRLVDDYTFHYGSPPTKLRILSLRMVPVYYTFKFYFLMKAVWNVLEDDKYGSLVPHYMWSWFIMVIPLFVGVLVVSYKYLIKQHMTWQFMFRPMPKWGPKEFSERQLRKQFSSRYYISSEVPRLLSRYLITKRESKVYKVDVRYDAQKRSTATKAVGFGAINDDKKII; encoded by the exons ATGAACCGAGATAGTCGTAAGGAAATCGGAACTACTCACGAACGCGATGAAGCACCGTTGATGACTCCAGATAATCCGAGATTTCATTTGCATTTAGTGGCAAAG ACATCGCAGCCTTCAGAGCGACCGATAATTAGATCAACAAAATGGGAGCGTCTCTCCTACTACAGAGCATTAACAGCAACACCGTGCAAGACAGAGATAATTGTAATGAAACATGTGGAGTTGAATGT ttgtATTTGGTTTTATGTACTGAATGTATTCTTTATAACATTACCACATTGCTTCGTCCATTTTTTTATGGCAACTTATGCACCTGAAGAGCATCTCTTTTTGATTAAAATGGTGCCTATCTGCTTCG gttttaaatatttgttagttATGGCTGCATTTTGTGAGATTCTTCTATGTTTGGACACTGTGATGGTTTTGTTTCATTACTTGATGGATGGAATTATCCGGAAGAATCCATGGAACAG GTGTGCTACGAAAACTTACTTTGATGCACTTCTAAATGTAACAATTCAATGCTACAATTTACAAGACTTTGCTGAGGcgtttaaaaatgttactcTGGGCTACGATAAGTCTTCTTATGTGACACCAGATAAGAACTATATTCAAATATCGCAGATGGACTACTATAGGCATTTATT GCACTATATGAATGAATTGGATGTGTTCCGAAACGCCtcatactttttgtttttatttcttggtATCACTTTGTTTCATCAATTGGTTGAGACGAAAATTTTCTGGAAG tttctaaATGGATGTCAGTGGGGAATAAATATCGTTGATTTGATCACTTTTATATACTTGTTAGCGCAAAGCATTGAATTGACAGAAGAACAAAAATCAGTCATTAGAACTTCTGAAGCTAATAAAGGTCCTAGTATATTCAGCTCTCAGTTTTGG TCTGCTGACGTCGACGTTATATCTGAATCAATAACTGCTCCAGCTGTCATTCATGTCTTGACTGCTAGAAGCACACAGGAG atctCACCGAGCACAGATTCTGCAACGATGGTGATTTCAAATGCACTAATTTACTTGTTCAGAGTCGTGCTATCAAACCGTGTCCGATTATACGTTGAACGTCTTATACTAAAAGAGGTTCACGTTGAAGAatttt ACCCAAGAAACTATTTCTTTTTCTGGACTATGTTTTATTCGAACTTCTATCTTGGTAATATATTTACCGTATTATTTATGGGATTTTCTGGACTAATGGAATTCACAATGATT GTTGTAACCTACCACTGCTTGATACAAACGGTTCTATATGAATGgccgaaaataaaaatatttgtattcaaAGGAGTTCTCTTAACTGTTGCATTGTTCATGTTTGTGATTACTAGTATTTGG ACTAGAGCGATGTTGTTTGTGTATGGTAAAGGCATAGCGACTATGACAGAGTCCATATTTCTGTACTTACTATATCCAGTGGGACGTCTGGTGGACGATTACACATTCCACTATGGATCACCTCCGACTAAACTGAGAATTTTAAGTCTACGAATGGTACCTGTTTATTACACG TTCAAATTCTATTTCTTAATGAAAGCAGTGTGGAATGTTCTAGAGGATGATAAGTACGGATCGCTAGTGCCACATTACATGTGGTCCTGGTTTATCATGGTGATTCCTCTCTTCGTTGGAGTACTGGTTGTGTCATACAAGTACTTGATAAAACAACACATG ACATGGCAATTTATGTTTCGGCCGATGCCTAAATGGGGACCCAAGGAGTTTTCTGAAAGACAACTTAGGAAGCAGTTTAGTTCCAGATAT TATATCAGCTCAGAAGTGCCAAGATTATTGAGTCGTTACCTAATTACGAAGAGGGAATCGAAGGTTTATAAGGTAGATGTTCGCTATGATGCCCAGAAAAGATCTACAGCTACCAAGGCTGTGGGATTTGGAGCCATTAATGACGataaaaagataatataa